A genomic stretch from uncultured Fibrobacter sp. includes:
- a CDS encoding NUDIX hydrolase: MKPWKLLNSEYLVDAPWLKVAKETCELPNGKVIDDFYTLWQPDWVLILARTTEGKWVMTEQYRHGTGQIALEFPAGIIDKGETPEQAALRELQEEVAFRGTADKVTYLGAYPVNPDRHRGKFHVVFIDGVVKGGITHFDSTEDIENLLLSDEELQKKMADGSFNHPLQIAGYFKWRLTYGRKQ; this comes from the coding sequence ATGAAACCCTGGAAACTGCTTAATTCGGAATATCTGGTAGACGCACCGTGGCTAAAAGTCGCTAAAGAAACCTGCGAACTTCCCAACGGCAAGGTGATAGACGATTTCTATACGCTGTGGCAACCGGACTGGGTACTGATACTTGCCCGCACCACCGAAGGCAAATGGGTCATGACAGAGCAATACCGCCACGGCACCGGACAAATCGCGTTGGAGTTTCCCGCCGGAATCATCGACAAAGGCGAAACGCCGGAACAGGCCGCCCTGCGGGAATTGCAAGAAGAAGTCGCCTTCCGCGGCACAGCCGACAAGGTCACCTACCTGGGCGCATACCCCGTAAACCCGGACAGGCATCGCGGCAAGTTCCACGTGGTATTCATCGACGGCGTCGTAAAGGGCGGAATCACCCACTTTGACAGCACCGAAGACATCGAAAATCTGCTGCTGAGCGACGAAGAATTGCAGAAAAAAATGGCGGACGGTTCTTTCAACCATCCGCTACAAATCGCCGGCTATTTCAAGTGGCGGCTTACTTATGGGCGTAAGCAATAA
- a CDS encoding AgmX/PglI C-terminal domain-containing protein yields MKKILVAFCVTLFFAACASTSNPSVSKEPSQATEEKTSDKKSENLRHLKDLKVIIAKNTQERLVPLYNNYLRKKPHFAGTIKVKYTILANGDVEKTEVVSATTDYPEFEKVVAEDLLQWKYPAGDYEKCTITVPLIFSE; encoded by the coding sequence ATGAAAAAGATTCTTGTCGCGTTCTGTGTGACCTTGTTCTTTGCGGCTTGTGCGTCAACGTCAAATCCGAGCGTGTCGAAAGAACCGTCTCAGGCTACTGAAGAAAAAACATCTGATAAAAAGTCGGAAAATTTACGGCACTTAAAGGACTTGAAAGTCATAATCGCGAAAAACACGCAGGAGCGATTGGTTCCGCTTTATAATAACTATCTGCGCAAAAAGCCTCATTTTGCCGGTACGATAAAAGTAAAGTACACCATCCTTGCAAATGGTGATGTCGAAAAGACGGAAGTTGTGAGTGCAACCACGGACTATCCCGAATTTGAAAAAGTCGTAGCGGAAGACCTTTTACAGTGGAAATATCCCGCTGGGGATTACGAGAAGTGCACGATTACGGTCCCCTTGATATTTTCGGAATGA
- a CDS encoding GGDEF domain-containing protein: MSDFVFYAEVSVGCACVLTLLLYSIKRLPTPQFKFKLFHNLVLWHILYFLSDAVWALVNDGTIPKNTFSVLAVNYSNAIIIALLFYSCFTFAEMSTRPEMTRVQIHCLQAKLRIPIFVEMVLLLVSFVAMPGFWLDDKLEPRDLYYVVLMFLPFVYIMTVTVRCLFRGLKPENRKNFKTYLIVGSYTPGCIVAAALQVFFSMTTPFFCFWCTMIILFVYLNLQNLLISTDTLTSLNNRNQLERYLQSPRDSKSYYVVMVDVDHFKQINDTYGHIEGDRALVLVSKALKSACACMGKSVFLCRYGGDEFLLVVQTEIPEYVIRIIRECLREEIENRDERRYYTLQVSIGYASWDGRISNFRKSVIDADQMMYEDKRST; the protein is encoded by the coding sequence ATGAGTGATTTTGTTTTTTATGCAGAAGTCAGTGTCGGCTGTGCGTGTGTCTTGACTCTCCTTTTGTATAGCATCAAAAGACTCCCGACGCCGCAGTTCAAATTCAAGCTTTTCCATAACTTGGTGCTGTGGCATATTCTCTATTTCCTGAGCGATGCAGTTTGGGCGCTTGTAAACGACGGCACTATCCCGAAAAATACCTTTAGCGTTTTGGCGGTGAACTACTCGAACGCGATTATTATTGCACTGCTCTTTTATAGCTGCTTTACTTTTGCCGAAATGAGTACGCGCCCAGAGATGACGCGTGTGCAGATCCATTGTCTTCAGGCGAAACTAAGAATCCCGATTTTTGTAGAAATGGTGCTGTTGCTTGTTTCGTTTGTGGCAATGCCTGGTTTTTGGCTAGATGATAAACTGGAACCGCGCGACTTGTACTATGTGGTGCTGATGTTCCTCCCGTTTGTGTATATCATGACGGTGACGGTTCGCTGCCTTTTCCGTGGGCTTAAACCGGAAAACCGCAAGAATTTCAAGACGTACTTGATTGTGGGTAGCTACACCCCGGGCTGCATAGTGGCGGCAGCCTTGCAGGTGTTCTTCTCGATGACGACGCCGTTTTTCTGCTTCTGGTGTACCATGATCATTCTGTTCGTTTACCTGAACCTGCAAAATCTTCTGATTTCGACGGATACGCTGACCTCGCTCAACAACCGTAACCAGTTGGAACGCTATTTGCAGTCTCCGCGCGACTCCAAGAGCTATTACGTGGTGATGGTGGATGTGGACCACTTCAAGCAGATTAACGATACCTACGGCCATATCGAAGGCGATCGCGCACTTGTGCTTGTTTCTAAGGCGCTCAAGAGCGCATGTGCCTGCATGGGTAAATCGGTGTTCCTGTGCCGTTATGGCGGCGATGAATTCTTGCTTGTTGTGCAGACGGAAATACCCGAATATGTCATCAGGATTATCCGCGAATGCTTGCGTGAAGAAATTGAAAATCGCGACGAACGCCGGTATTATACGCTCCAGGTGAGCATCGGTTATGCCAGTTGGGATGGTCGTATTTCGAACTTCAGGAAGAGCGTCATCGATGCAGACCAGATGATGTACGAAGACAAGCGTTCGACGTAA
- a CDS encoding outer membrane beta-barrel protein, whose translation MKKIALLLIFLAIPSFAVYVDVGLGYGGASSEVDDHSLECNGCDEIAVTLGLRIGGQVTERLWIAGELAALGHRYYDSDNYIQLNSYLFGPSIIFYPVDHFHLSGSIGLSWTANQTDIRGLDLDDGSGAALEFTAAYDTGVRGHGALIGMKVFSSSNELENIKKDMSMVGVTLFIAYAHK comes from the coding sequence ATGAAAAAAATAGCCCTTTTGCTAATTTTCCTCGCAATACCTTCTTTCGCCGTTTATGTCGATGTGGGATTAGGCTATGGTGGCGCAAGCTCGGAGGTTGATGACCATTCCTTGGAATGTAATGGCTGCGATGAAATTGCCGTGACTCTTGGGCTCCGCATCGGTGGACAAGTCACTGAACGGTTGTGGATTGCCGGCGAGTTAGCCGCTTTGGGTCATCGTTATTATGATTCTGACAATTACATCCAGTTAAACTCGTATCTTTTCGGCCCGAGTATTATTTTCTACCCTGTAGATCATTTCCATTTGTCTGGCTCGATAGGCCTTTCTTGGACGGCGAATCAGACCGATATCCGAGGCCTAGATCTGGATGATGGATCGGGTGCTGCACTTGAGTTTACGGCTGCCTACGATACGGGAGTCCGTGGTCATGGTGCCTTGATTGGCATGAAGGTGTTCTCGTCTTCGAATGAATTGGAAAACATCAAAAAGGATATGTCCATGGTGGGCGTAACGCTCTTTATTGCTTACGCCCATAAGTAA
- a CDS encoding carbohydrate-binding domain-containing protein yields MKFVKLPVIAASVALSIMACSDDNGSNPVPTGEDPISAQNPAGNEFSGTEIPGTEIPGTEIPGNQIPGNENPGYENPNNQIPGNENPGSQIPGTENPGNQNPGNENPGTQIPGSDVSSSSTTIPDGDAPVLSSSSVGGTNPNPGSEPGDDENDNEDSRTLDGTQILLKLSGTSATVENNNGCVDIADKSATITCPGAYYVTGESSDFQVVVNTPAAEKEGNTGIYLYNATLKSSNAPILVKNADKTVIHLVKGTTNVVEDGNGNHLFTKINGAQDTAKAAIYSRDDLNIKGAGTLTVKGKFRNGIQCSNDLKIKNGNITVEAEENAVKGKGSLQISGGTLNLTAKKGDGLESDECEEVNGECKNIVEGKGIIDIRGGNITIKAGDDGIDAANYVMISDSTETSTVKVTATGKGLVAEKYIYVNGGTLDVKSEGDDALHTHWQIYMNGGDVTVNAKDDGIHADSALYLKGSTINVVTANEGIEAYKIFAEGGITSTFATNDGWNGAGGPKENAGQYAAFSESGGHIVVSGGYHYISAKGNMVDVFDANGSGKMTGGVLILEITGESYESMGGFGGGWGGGFPGGGGGMGGGNGGCTSNMAGGLIDTDAGFEITGGVLLAFGNYSTDLPKCATVTYNNTSYYGSDKAAFKPTYQGNAIIYGGEVTSVAQVQTNGWTEVKFPNGVSYMHK; encoded by the coding sequence ATGAAATTCGTGAAATTGCCAGTAATTGCGGCGTCTGTCGCCTTAAGCATTATGGCCTGTTCAGACGATAATGGTTCTAATCCAGTCCCCACCGGTGAAGATCCCATTTCAGCCCAAAACCCCGCTGGCAACGAATTTTCCGGAACAGAAATTCCCGGTACCGAAATTCCCGGTACCGAAATCCCTGGCAACCAGATTCCCGGCAACGAAAATCCGGGTTACGAAAATCCGAACAACCAGATTCCGGGTAACGAAAACCCCGGTAGCCAAATCCCCGGAACAGAAAATCCTGGCAACCAAAATCCAGGCAATGAAAATCCCGGAACCCAGATTCCGGGTAGCGACGTTTCCAGTTCGAGCACCACAATTCCGGACGGCGACGCACCTGTCCTTAGCTCCAGCAGCGTAGGCGGCACCAACCCGAATCCGGGCAGCGAACCTGGCGATGACGAAAACGATAACGAGGATTCCAGAACCCTGGACGGCACGCAGATTCTCCTGAAGCTTTCCGGCACCTCGGCCACCGTCGAAAACAATAACGGCTGCGTCGATATTGCAGACAAGAGTGCTACTATCACCTGCCCGGGCGCCTACTACGTGACCGGCGAATCTTCTGACTTCCAGGTAGTCGTAAACACTCCGGCCGCCGAAAAAGAAGGCAACACCGGCATTTACCTCTACAATGCCACTTTGAAAAGCTCTAATGCCCCGATTCTCGTGAAGAACGCCGACAAGACGGTGATTCACCTGGTCAAGGGTACCACCAACGTGGTCGAAGATGGCAACGGCAACCATTTGTTCACCAAGATCAACGGCGCACAGGACACCGCCAAGGCTGCCATCTACTCCCGCGACGACTTGAACATCAAGGGTGCAGGTACCTTGACCGTCAAGGGCAAATTCAGGAACGGCATCCAGTGCAGCAACGATCTTAAAATCAAGAACGGCAACATCACTGTCGAAGCCGAAGAAAACGCCGTCAAGGGCAAGGGCAGCCTCCAGATTTCGGGCGGCACTCTGAACCTTACCGCCAAGAAGGGCGACGGCCTTGAAAGCGACGAATGCGAAGAAGTCAATGGCGAATGCAAGAACATCGTCGAAGGCAAGGGCATTATCGATATCAGGGGAGGCAATATCACCATCAAGGCTGGCGACGATGGTATCGATGCCGCAAACTACGTGATGATTAGCGATTCTACCGAAACCTCCACAGTCAAGGTGACTGCTACGGGCAAGGGACTTGTTGCCGAAAAGTATATCTATGTCAATGGCGGCACGCTCGACGTGAAATCCGAAGGCGATGACGCCCTGCACACCCACTGGCAAATCTACATGAACGGCGGCGATGTCACGGTCAACGCGAAGGACGACGGAATCCACGCGGATTCCGCCCTGTACCTGAAGGGTTCCACCATCAACGTGGTCACAGCCAACGAAGGTATCGAAGCTTACAAGATTTTTGCCGAAGGTGGCATCACCTCGACATTCGCAACAAACGACGGTTGGAACGGTGCCGGTGGCCCGAAGGAAAATGCCGGTCAGTACGCTGCGTTTAGCGAAAGCGGTGGCCATATCGTTGTGAGCGGTGGCTACCACTACATTAGCGCGAAGGGCAACATGGTCGACGTGTTCGATGCGAACGGCTCTGGAAAGATGACCGGCGGCGTGCTGATTCTCGAAATCACTGGCGAAAGCTACGAAAGCATGGGCGGCTTCGGCGGCGGCTGGGGCGGTGGATTCCCCGGCGGTGGCGGCGGCATGGGCGGCGGCAACGGAGGATGCACCTCCAACATGGCAGGCGGCTTGATCGATACGGATGCCGGCTTCGAAATTACCGGAGGCGTTCTCCTTGCATTCGGCAACTACTCCACGGACCTTCCCAAGTGTGCCACCGTTACCTACAACAACACAAGCTACTACGGCTCCGACAAGGCGGCATTCAAGCCGACTTACCAAGGCAACGCCATTATCTACGGCGGCGAGGTGACATCAGTTGCTCAGGTACAGACGAACGGCTGGACAGAAGTCAAGTTCCCCAACGGCGTGAGCTACATGCACAAGTAA
- the pheS gene encoding phenylalanine--tRNA ligase subunit alpha: MSEAINNVKQAFDAELAQTDLTNQEAVNNLRVKYLGKKGAVTDLMKQMGSLSAEERPAYGKLVNELKVAVSEAIDKAIETANQAALQKKLESGFVDTTLPGAGIPAGSTHPLYDVREEIIDFFSQMGFEVDFGRDIETDWYNFEALNTPPDHPSRDMQDTFYVDDKVMLRTHTSGTQIHYMETHKPPFRMIAPGHVFRVDNDATHAPMFQQCEGLVVDENISFADLKGVLQVFMNKLFGEGVKTRFRPSFFPFTEPSAEMDVSCVFCGGKGCRRCKGTGWMEIGGCGSVDPNVFKNCGIDSEKYTGFAFGFGLDRIAMLRHAIPEIGLLTSNDQRFLSQF; the protein is encoded by the coding sequence ATGAGTGAAGCTATTAACAATGTGAAGCAGGCGTTTGACGCAGAACTTGCGCAGACCGACCTTACGAACCAAGAAGCCGTCAACAACCTCCGCGTGAAGTACCTGGGCAAGAAGGGGGCCGTCACCGACCTCATGAAGCAGATGGGGAGCCTCAGCGCCGAGGAACGTCCGGCTTACGGCAAGCTCGTGAACGAACTTAAGGTCGCCGTCTCCGAGGCTATCGACAAGGCTATCGAGACCGCGAACCAGGCTGCCCTCCAGAAGAAGCTGGAAAGCGGTTTTGTAGATACAACGCTCCCGGGTGCAGGCATCCCGGCGGGCAGCACGCATCCGCTTTACGATGTGCGCGAAGAGATTATCGACTTCTTTAGCCAGATGGGTTTCGAGGTGGACTTCGGTCGCGACATCGAAACGGACTGGTACAACTTCGAAGCGCTCAATACGCCTCCTGACCATCCGAGCCGCGACATGCAGGACACGTTCTACGTGGACGACAAGGTGATGCTCCGTACGCATACTTCCGGCACGCAGATTCACTACATGGAAACGCACAAGCCGCCGTTCCGCATGATTGCTCCGGGCCACGTGTTCCGCGTCGATAACGATGCGACCCACGCCCCGATGTTCCAGCAGTGCGAAGGCCTCGTGGTTGACGAGAACATCAGTTTTGCAGACCTCAAGGGCGTACTCCAGGTGTTCATGAACAAGCTGTTCGGCGAAGGCGTCAAGACGCGTTTCCGCCCGAGCTTCTTCCCGTTCACGGAGCCCAGCGCCGAAATGGACGTGAGCTGCGTGTTCTGCGGAGGCAAGGGTTGCCGTCGCTGCAAGGGAACCGGCTGGATGGAAATCGGCGGTTGCGGTTCCGTGGACCCGAACGTGTTCAAGAACTGCGGCATCGATTCCGAGAAGTACACAGGCTTTGCATTCGGCTTCGGTCTCGACCGTATCGCCATGCTGCGCCACGCGATTCCGGAAATCGGCCTCTTGACCAGCAACGACCAGAGATTCCTGAGCCAGTTCTAG
- a CDS encoding MFS transporter → MSAEVSTTEKPALWTRNFVTVAAANFLLFFSFYQLLPILPLYIIEKFATDNATAGFIISLYTIGALACRPFAGFLVDTLSRKPLYFWTFFAFTACFLGYKTVGILPILAAVRFAHGLFFGISSTASNTVAIDALPACRRGEGIGYFGISVNLAFATGPMTGMFLYEAFGDTIVFAISIILCVIGLILVQTLNVPRKEKKPHAPLSLDRFFLTRAIPQFVNFIFVGFAYGPVTNYIALYAKELGIGGSGWFYALIAAGLIMNRIMTGRLIDRGYLIHLVGTGMTLNVIAYFILAFSHSPITFFTAAFLIGTSLGLIFPGYQTMCVNLARHDQRGTANSTYLSGWDIGIGAGILTGGSMAGHFGMHQPVFLACGVALVIADVLYFTWTARHYLKNKLEG, encoded by the coding sequence ATGTCAGCAGAAGTTTCGACAACAGAAAAGCCTGCACTATGGACGCGGAATTTCGTGACGGTTGCCGCCGCGAATTTTTTGCTGTTCTTTAGCTTTTACCAATTGCTGCCGATTCTCCCGCTCTACATTATCGAGAAATTCGCGACCGACAATGCAACGGCCGGATTCATTATTTCGCTTTATACGATTGGTGCGCTAGCCTGCAGGCCATTCGCCGGATTCCTGGTGGATACGCTGAGCCGCAAGCCCTTGTACTTTTGGACATTCTTCGCGTTTACCGCCTGCTTTTTAGGCTACAAGACCGTCGGCATTTTGCCGATTCTTGCCGCCGTGCGGTTTGCGCATGGTCTGTTCTTCGGAATCTCGAGCACGGCGAGCAACACGGTCGCCATCGATGCACTGCCGGCATGTCGCCGCGGTGAAGGCATCGGCTATTTTGGCATTAGCGTGAATCTGGCGTTTGCAACAGGCCCGATGACCGGCATGTTCCTGTACGAGGCATTCGGCGACACCATCGTGTTTGCGATTTCGATTATTTTGTGCGTAATCGGTTTGATTCTTGTGCAGACTTTGAATGTGCCGCGCAAAGAAAAGAAACCCCATGCGCCGCTTTCGCTTGACCGATTCTTCTTAACCCGCGCCATTCCGCAATTCGTAAACTTCATCTTCGTCGGATTCGCCTACGGCCCCGTCACAAACTACATCGCCCTTTACGCCAAGGAGCTTGGCATTGGCGGTTCCGGCTGGTTCTACGCCTTGATTGCGGCGGGTCTGATTATGAACCGCATTATGACAGGACGCTTGATTGACCGCGGCTACCTGATTCACTTGGTTGGTACCGGCATGACCTTGAACGTGATTGCCTACTTTATCCTTGCATTCAGCCACTCGCCCATCACCTTCTTTACGGCGGCATTCCTGATTGGTACAAGCCTCGGCCTCATTTTCCCGGGCTACCAGACCATGTGCGTTAACCTCGCCCGCCACGACCAGCGCGGTACCGCCAACAGCACTTACTTGAGCGGTTGGGACATCGGTATCGGCGCCGGAATCCTTACAGGTGGATCCATGGCAGGGCATTTCGGCATGCACCAGCCCGTGTTCCTCGCCTGCGGTGTAGCACTCGTAATCGCCGACGTGCTTTACTTCACGTGGACCGCAAGGCATTATTTGAAGAATAAGTTGGAAGGATAA
- a CDS encoding class I SAM-dependent RNA methyltransferase — translation MFFEQAIAHQVPGYTREADSAHGESLAMLDYKDELRVKDAAIQEFWDINRLAGTPQKVIASPLPRAYRTTSKRRVYMQPGNLQFDRQESMLEPEEHNKIYDFLFEKLIQPAYKPLAYALNWIIIRGTYHFKVTAAHAYVDTTESDYYLESKRPTEGLNFKQLYGPREMSLGLGKFSLRYPVTGFSQINESQIHNLIKAASRLLSLSKEDHFLDLYCGYGLFSFALGEAAKDVLGVEWEGPSIDCAKASAKHLKKSYRFIAGKIDEMFVQTRLPRPIPGEPEKILLDPPRKGCEPGVIHALAMRKPIRVCHVFCGTDEIPASLKEWERYGYRVREIQPLDLFPGTPHLETIVMLERK, via the coding sequence ATGTTTTTTGAACAAGCCATTGCACATCAGGTTCCGGGCTACACCCGCGAAGCAGATTCCGCCCACGGCGAATCGCTCGCCATGCTCGATTACAAAGATGAACTCCGCGTCAAAGATGCGGCTATCCAAGAATTCTGGGACATCAATCGCCTTGCGGGCACTCCGCAAAAGGTGATTGCAAGCCCGCTGCCGCGCGCCTACCGCACCACAAGCAAGCGCCGCGTGTACATGCAGCCGGGCAACCTGCAGTTCGATCGTCAAGAATCGATGCTCGAGCCCGAAGAGCACAACAAGATTTACGACTTCTTGTTCGAAAAGCTGATTCAGCCGGCTTACAAGCCGCTCGCCTACGCGCTCAACTGGATCATTATCCGCGGCACCTACCATTTCAAGGTGACGGCGGCACACGCCTACGTGGACACGACTGAATCAGATTACTATCTGGAATCAAAGCGCCCGACCGAAGGATTAAACTTCAAGCAGCTCTATGGCCCGCGCGAAATGAGCCTCGGACTCGGCAAGTTCAGCCTGCGCTACCCTGTCACAGGATTTAGCCAGATTAACGAAAGCCAGATTCACAATTTGATCAAGGCCGCAAGCCGTTTGCTCAGCCTGAGCAAAGAAGACCACTTCTTGGATTTGTACTGCGGTTACGGATTGTTCAGCTTTGCGCTCGGCGAAGCCGCCAAGGATGTATTGGGCGTTGAATGGGAAGGTCCGTCGATTGATTGCGCAAAGGCTTCTGCCAAACACCTCAAAAAGTCTTACCGCTTTATCGCAGGCAAGATTGACGAAATGTTCGTGCAGACTCGCCTGCCGCGGCCGATCCCAGGTGAACCCGAAAAAATCCTGCTGGACCCGCCTCGCAAGGGCTGCGAACCCGGCGTGATTCATGCACTTGCCATGCGCAAACCGATTCGCGTGTGCCACGTGTTCTGCGGCACCGACGAAATCCCGGCCTCGCTCAAGGAATGGGAACGCTACGGCTACCGCGTGCGTGAAATCCAACCGCTGGATTTGTTCCCCGGCACCCCGCACCTTGAAACGATTGTTATGCTGGAGAGAAAGTAG
- a CDS encoding pyridoxamine 5'-phosphate oxidase family protein gives MRRKDREIVGDENIAKIIEQCTTCHVAMVDDANAGMPYVIPLSFGYSLKDCVLELYFHCAHVGKKLDCIRKNPNVAFSMCVENRIEIHEDNYCKSGRFYASVVGQGKAEIVEDVAEKCRGLSLLMERHAAGIPHSAAPHKFEFTPEQAATVTVFKITSTNFTGKAKPEK, from the coding sequence ATGCGACGTAAAGATAGAGAAATTGTTGGCGACGAGAACATCGCGAAGATTATTGAACAGTGCACGACCTGCCATGTCGCGATGGTAGATGATGCGAATGCAGGCATGCCTTACGTGATTCCGCTGTCGTTTGGGTACAGCTTGAAAGACTGTGTTTTGGAACTATACTTCCATTGCGCACATGTCGGCAAGAAATTGGATTGCATTCGCAAGAATCCGAATGTGGCATTCAGCATGTGCGTTGAGAATCGCATCGAAATTCATGAAGACAATTATTGCAAGAGCGGTCGCTTTTACGCAAGCGTTGTCGGGCAGGGTAAAGCCGAAATCGTCGAAGACGTTGCCGAGAAATGCCGCGGGCTCTCGCTCTTGATGGAACGTCATGCCGCCGGCATACCGCACTCCGCAGCCCCGCATAAGTTCGAATTCACGCCTGAACAGGCCGCCACCGTGACCGTATTCAAGATTACAAGCACGAATTTCACTGGGAAAGCGAAACCGGAAAAATAG
- the tsaA gene encoding tRNA (N6-threonylcarbamoyladenosine(37)-N6)-methyltransferase TrmO produces MTPIGTFYGDAVYKYDAPRQGRLFAGHPGRIELKPGMNFETALRDLDGFERIWVIFKFHENEGWRPTTRPPVPPKGKDRVGTFASRSPYRPNPIGLSCVRLLKIEGLTLYVDEADLLNGTPVFDIKPYIPMADAFPDAKAGWVEEQVGDSWTIQVDAQFESQNRWIAEHSVFDLFSFAQVQLSRGNFSKDVFDSSRRRLTIDENTHTGVLAYRTFRIHFSYDEPERQVLLQRITSGYSAEELEPGAEDKYGDKDLHREFLYLCANGLKKN; encoded by the coding sequence ATGACCCCAATCGGTACATTCTACGGCGATGCCGTCTACAAGTACGATGCTCCCCGGCAGGGGAGGCTGTTTGCGGGGCATCCGGGTCGCATCGAGCTCAAGCCGGGAATGAATTTCGAAACAGCGCTCCGCGACCTAGACGGCTTTGAACGCATCTGGGTGATTTTCAAATTCCATGAAAACGAAGGCTGGCGCCCGACAACGCGCCCGCCCGTGCCGCCCAAGGGTAAAGACCGCGTTGGAACCTTTGCGAGCCGCAGCCCTTACCGCCCGAATCCGATTGGGCTTTCTTGCGTTCGTCTTCTCAAAATCGAAGGTCTTACGTTGTATGTGGACGAAGCGGATTTGCTGAATGGGACGCCTGTTTTTGATATCAAACCGTACATTCCGATGGCCGATGCATTCCCCGATGCCAAGGCCGGTTGGGTCGAAGAACAGGTGGGCGATTCGTGGACGATTCAGGTGGACGCTCAATTCGAATCGCAAAACCGCTGGATCGCCGAGCATAGCGTCTTTGACTTGTTCAGCTTTGCGCAGGTGCAACTTTCCCGCGGGAATTTTTCGAAAGATGTTTTCGATAGTTCTCGACGTCGCCTGACGATTGATGAAAATACCCATACGGGCGTGCTGGCGTACCGCACCTTCCGCATCCATTTCAGCTACGACGAACCTGAACGACAAGTGTTGCTACAGCGCATAACGAGCGGTTATTCTGCCGAAGAGCTGGAACCTGGTGCCGAAGACAAATACGGCGACAAGGACTTGCACAGAGAATTCTTATATTTGTGCGCGAACGGCTTAAAAAAGAATTAA